The proteins below come from a single Garra rufa chromosome 3, GarRuf1.0, whole genome shotgun sequence genomic window:
- the LOC141331702 gene encoding platelet glycoprotein VI-like codes for MVTEEGYYGNKQDKPKPSLTVNPQSPVFTGDTVTLSCDVGQLTGWTIHWRKDSNPEYTDTAFKTIKSVSVSDGGNYWCRAERENYYSEFSNAAEITVEVRPKPVVDVHPDRSVFRGETVTLTCHIQETGDWRYSWYKGGNQVNSAGQTQKYIISSVDWSHSGVYSCRGTQSEAPTYSQMSDGVTLTVSILRWTGHDQSVSQPSA; via the exons ATGGTAACAGAAGAGGGTTACTATGGAAACAAACAAG ATAAACCAAAGCCGTCTCTGACTGTAAATCCTCAGAGTCCAGTGTTCACTGGAGACACAGTTACTCTGAGCTGTGATGTGGGACAGTTAACTGGATGGACAATTCACTGGAGAAAAGACTCAAACCCTGAATACACTGATACAGCATTTAAAACAATCAAGTCTGTGAGTGTCTCTGATGGAGGAAATTACTGGTGCAGAGCAGAACGAGAAAATTATTACAGCGAGTTTAGTAATGCAGCTGAGATAACAGTGGAAG TGAGACCCAAACCTGTAGTTGATGTTCATCCTGACAGAAGTGTGTTCAGAGGAGAGACGGTCACTCTCACATGTCACATACAGGAGACAGGAGACTGGCGATACAGCTGGTATAAAGGAGGAAATCAAGTTAACAGCGCAGGACAAACCCAGAAGTATATAATCTCATCTGTGGATTGGTCTCATAGTGGTGTGTACAGCTGTAGAGGAACTCAGTCAGAAGCACCAACATACTCACAGATGAGTGATGGAGTTACACTGACAGTATCCA